One Bacteroidota bacterium genomic window, AGGATTTTTTGTTTTCTGAAATATAAGTCTCGGAAGTTTTTCTGTTTCTTCTTCCACTTTTATGATGTAATCAAGCACCATTTTTTCTCCATCGAAATTTATTTTCTGCCAGTCATCACTCGGTTTATGGTAATCAGGATGCTGACCAGTAAAAAAATGAAGAACCGGAATGTCTTTCAGATAAAACGATGTCTGGTCACTCGGACCGATTCCGGCACTATCTTTTTTGATGGAAAATTCAGAGGGAATTTTAGTAATCATCGGAACCCAGTCGGGTGCTGTTCCCACTCCGTAAATAATTAATTTTTTTGTCGAATCAGCCAGACGACCGATCATGTCCATGTTAATCATGTAATTCACCTTTGAAAAATCAATGGTCGGATTATCACAGAATTTTTTTGAACCGTACAACCCTAATTCTTCTCCGGAAAAACAAATAAACAGGAAATTGAATTTTTCCTTTCGTTCGTTCTGTGAAAAATATCTTGCCAATTCAATCACACCGGCAGTGCCGGATGCGTTGTCATCTGCACCGTTGTGAATTTTTCCTTCAGGATTTGCATCCAGCGAGTTGTGGTCCTTTCCCATTCCCAAGTGATCAAAGTGTCCGCCAATAATAACTGTGTATTCCGCTCCGTTATCGAGATACCCTGCCACATCAACTGCCTGAACAACTTCACCGCCCACTGTATCGTGTGGGGTTTTCGGCCGTTTAAAACTATAAGAATAAAGATAACTATTATTGTTTCCTTTTTGAGTGAGTTTAAATTTTTGAAAATTGTTTGCAATATAATTTGCTGCTGTTAGTTCTTCCTTCGAACCGGTGGCTCTTCCTTTCAATTTATCGCTTGCAAGATATTTAATATGTTTTTGAAGATTGGAAACATTTATCTGCTGGGAGAAAAGAAAAGAAGCAAACAGTATACAGTAAGCAGCGAGTAGAATTTTTTTCATGTTATTTTCTTTTTTTCGATTTTTTTGAATTTCATCTGCAGGACTCCCCAGAAAGCTTCTTTGAAAATTCCCATACTCATTTTTGAAACGCCTTCCACTCTGTCGCGGAAGGTGATGGGAACTTCCACCACTTTAAAACCGAGCTGAGAAGCGGTGTATTTCATTTCTATCTGGAAAGCATAGCCCATGAATTTTATTTTATCAAAGTCGATTGTTTCCAAAACTTTTCTTCTGTAGCATTTGAAACCTGCGGTGGTATCCTTAATATTTATCCACAGAATCCAGCGCACATACACTGAAGCGAAGTATGACATCATGATTCTGTTCATAGGCCAGTTCTCCACTTTTCCACCGTTCACATAGCGAGAACCGACTGCTACATCCGCTCCTTTAACACATGCTTCGCGAAGGCGGATTAAATCTTCCGGTTTGTGGGAGAAGTCAGCATCCATTTCAAAAATGTATTCATATTTTCTTTTCAGCGCCCAGTTGAATCCGTGAATGTAAGCAGTTCCAAGCCCTTGCTTGCCTTTTCTTTCTTCGATGAAAAGAGTATCTGAAAATTCTTTCTGAAGATTTTTTACAATATCCGCAGTTCCGTCAGGAGAGCCGTCATCCACAATCAGCACATGAAAAGGAACGGAAAGAGAAAATACCTTCCGAATCATCTTCTCGATGTTTTCTTTTTCGTTGTAGGTAGGAATTATGACGAGCGAATCTGACATAGCGATTACTAAATGCAATAATAACGAATAAATAGTGAAATGATTTTAGGAGGTTGTTAAAAAATGTGAAGAGAAGTTTAGAGGGCAGAAAGCAACTTCCTCAAACTCACTTTCTCCTCCACAATCTGCGCGACTTTATCAATCGGAATTCTTTCCTGTTTCATTGAATCGCGGTGGCGGAGAGTTACGCAGTTGTCTTTCAGAGAATCGTGATCAACTGTAATGCAGAACGGAGTGCCAATGGCATCTTGTCTTCTGTATCTTTTTCCGATGGTATCTTTCTCTTCGTAATAGCAACGGCAGATGTTTTTCAGATTATTAAAAATCTCCATTGCTTTTTCAGGAAGACCATCTTTTTTAATTAAGGGAAACACAGCTACTTTAACCGGAGCAAGGGCGGGAGGGATGTGCAGAACAATGCGCTCAGTTTCAAGCCCCCCTCCATCTCCCCCCGAAGGGTGGAGGGCTGCATGTCCCTGTTCTCCCCCTTCGGGGGAGTTAGAGGGGGCTATTTTCTCCACTTCAAATGCTGAAGCCAGTACGGCAAGAAACATTCTGTCCAGCCCGATACTCGTTTCAATAACATACGGCACATAACTTTTGTTCTGCTCGGCATCAAAGTACTGGAGTTTCTTTCCTGAAAGTTTTTCATGCGCGCTAAGATCAAAATCGGTGCGGGAGTGAATGCCTTCAATCTCTTTGAAGCCGAACGGAAACGCAAATTCTATATCACACGCGGCATTTGCATAGTGAGCCAGTTTTATATGGTCGTGGAAGCGGTATTTATTTTCTCCAAACCCCATAGCGTAATGCCACTTGATTCTTTTTTCTTTCCAGGCATTGTACCACTGCATTTCTTCTCCCGGGCGGACGAAGAATTGCATTTCCATTTGCTCAAACTCTCTCATCCTAAAAAGAAACTGGCGTGCTACAATTTCATTGCGGAACGCTTTTCCGGTTTGTGCAATGCCGAAAGGAATTTTCATCCGTGCCGAGCGCTGCACATTTAAAAAGTTTACAAAAATTCCCTGTGCGGTTTCAGGTCGCAGATAAATTTTATCCGAATCATCCGCCACCGAACCCATCTGCGTGGAGAACATCAGATTGAACTGGCGCACATCCGTCCAGTTGCGCGAGCCGGAAACCGGGCAGACAATTTCGCAGTCAATGATTATCTGTTTCACTTCCGCCAAATCATTTTTCTCCAGTGCTGATTTGAAGCGCGCATTTATCTCATCAATCTTTTTCTGATACTCAACAACCCGCGGATTGGTGGAACGATACATCGCTTCATCAAAATTCTCGAAACGCTTTTTCGCTTTCTCCACTTCCTTGTCAATCTTCGTTTCAATTTTTGCAACGTGCTCTTCAATCAAAACGTCCGCGCGGTAACGCTTCTTGGAATCTTTGTTGTCAATGAGCGGGTCGCTGAAAGCATCCACATGCCCGCTGGCTTTCCATACCGAAGGGTGCATGAAAATAGAAGCGTCAAGCCCCACAATGTTATCGTTCATCTGCACCATCGCCTTCCACCAGTATTCGCGGATGTTGTTTTTCAGCTCCACTCCATAGGGACCGTAATCATACACGGCACCCAGCCCGTCATAAATTTCTGAGGAAGGAAAAACAAATCCGTATTCCTTGCAATGCGAAATAATGTTCTTGAAAAGTTCTTCTTGTGTCATAACAGAAAGCAAAGTTAAAAAAGTACGTCATTACGAGTGAAGCGAAGCAATCGCACGATGAGAAACCACAACCCGCACAAAGAAGTGAAAAAAAAAGTCCTCCGATTTGCCGAAGGACTTTTCTTTTTACAGAAAAAGAAGCAAATTAATTTTTCACTAATTTTTTGTTTATCACAGTAGCATCAATCAGTATGCGGGCAATGTAAATTCCCTTTGGAGCATTTTCTGCATTCCAGGTGAAACGATGGTCGCCAGCGCTTAATTTTTTATTGCTGAGTTCAGTTATGATTTTTCCCTGCACATCCATGATAGTGATAAGCACCTGTGAACCTTGTACAAGGTTCAGACCGATAGATGTTTTATCTGAAAAAGGATTAGGGAAAACATTCACATTATAGGAAAGACCATTCACCTGATTGATGCCGGTTTCGTTTGGAGCAGGACCCAGGTTCAGCCATTCGTGCTGGTCAGATACTACCGTGCCGTTGTATCCTCCAACCGACATCATATATATGCTGTCGTTAGCCACACCTCCCAAGAGATTGCATAGGTTGCTGACGCCTGTAATTTTTTGAGGACCAATTTTCCAGGTTCCTGCAGTTACATCATAGCCCCATGTTTCGTTCAATACCGAAGTTCCGGCACCTGTTGGATCTCCTCCTGTAAAAATAATAAGTGATTGAGCATCTTTATAAACCGATCCACCTGCAAGACGCCCAACCGTTCCTCCGGGATAATCCGGGAGAGCAGTCCATGTAATAGTTGTGGGGTTGGCAGGATTTATTATTCCTAATGCTGCCTGGTTTTGCTGAGTTCCTAAAGTTTGGCTGTAACCGCCTACCACCACAATTTTGTTTCCTGAAATACCACCCCGCAAACCTGATGTAGCAGTGCCTATGATGGGTGTGCCCAGGCTCCATAAGTTCGTGTAGGTATTATAAATTTTTACCGTGTTCACATCTGCAGCGCCATCGTATCCGCCAATGTAATAGATAAGAGAATCTTTATAAACTCCGCAGGCATAATCGCCAACGGGCGGTTGCATATTAGCACCGTTGGTCCATGTGTCGGTAGCTATCGTATAAATATCATTATCATTGGTTGGAGTAAAACCCGTTAAATAACCGCCCATCACATATATTTTTCCATTGACTGACTGAGCAGAAAACTGTGATCGTGCTACGGGAAGGGAAGAAAGAGGTCCCCATGAATTACTGCCGGTAGAATATTCATTGTGTGCCGTACTCATCGCAAATGATGCATCAAAACCTCCAATCTCATAAACGAAGCTTGTATCGGCAGGATATAATCCTTCATGAGAAAAAGCGCTTGCCATTCCAAAAGCAGGAGCGGGCATCGGGGGTTTGCTGCTCCATCCGTAATTGGTGAACTCAGGAAAAACATTAACGGTTGTCATGATAGTATCATTCGCTGTAAATGCATCTCCGGCAAGCTGCGTATAAACTGTGACCGTAAAAGTGCCGGTAGTTGGAGGAGTCCAGTTCGCAAAAGTAATTTGCTGAACAGCATTTTGTGCAAGTGCAGTAACAGGCATGGTAGACGAATATCCTCCGTTGATATCCATGGTTACATTAAATGTTTGTGTATTCAACCCGGTATTAGTTACAGTTGCTTTTGGATTTTGAAGCGACTGACCAATATTTAATGCCATATCAATAGACTGAGAGGAAACATCGTTTGTAAAAGGAGTTCCAAGTGCAATGCCATCAAT contains:
- a CDS encoding M20/M25/M40 family metallo-hydrolase — its product is MKKILLAAYCILFASFLFSQQINVSNLQKHIKYLASDKLKGRATGSKEELTAANYIANNFQKFKLTQKGNNNSYLYSYSFKRPKTPHDTVGGEVVQAVDVAGYLDNGAEYTVIIGGHFDHLGMGKDHNSLDANPEGKIHNGADDNASGTAGVIELARYFSQNERKEKFNFLFICFSGEELGLYGSKKFCDNPTIDFSKVNYMINMDMIGRLADSTKKLIIYGVGTAPDWVPMITKIPSEFSIKKDSAGIGPSDQTSFYLKDIPVLHFFTGQHPDYHKPSDDWQKINFDGEKMVLDYIIKVEEETEKLPRLIFQKTKNPEEGKSSFKVTMGVMPDYTFEGKGMRIDGVTDEKPAAKAGLKKGDVVVQMGEIKVGNMMDYMKALSANKKGDTVPVTVIRDGKEVKVNVTF
- a CDS encoding polyprenol monophosphomannose synthase: MSDSLVIIPTYNEKENIEKMIRKVFSLSVPFHVLIVDDGSPDGTADIVKNLQKEFSDTLFIEERKGKQGLGTAYIHGFNWALKRKYEYIFEMDADFSHKPEDLIRLREACVKGADVAVGSRYVNGGKVENWPMNRIMMSYFASVYVRWILWINIKDTTAGFKCYRRKVLETIDFDKIKFMGYAFQIEMKYTASQLGFKVVEVPITFRDRVEGVSKMSMGIFKEAFWGVLQMKFKKIEKKKIT
- a CDS encoding glycine--tRNA ligase, giving the protein MTQEELFKNIISHCKEYGFVFPSSEIYDGLGAVYDYGPYGVELKNNIREYWWKAMVQMNDNIVGLDASIFMHPSVWKASGHVDAFSDPLIDNKDSKKRYRADVLIEEHVAKIETKIDKEVEKAKKRFENFDEAMYRSTNPRVVEYQKKIDEINARFKSALEKNDLAEVKQIIIDCEIVCPVSGSRNWTDVRQFNLMFSTQMGSVADDSDKIYLRPETAQGIFVNFLNVQRSARMKIPFGIAQTGKAFRNEIVARQFLFRMREFEQMEMQFFVRPGEEMQWYNAWKEKRIKWHYAMGFGENKYRFHDHIKLAHYANAACDIEFAFPFGFKEIEGIHSRTDFDLSAHEKLSGKKLQYFDAEQNKSYVPYVIETSIGLDRMFLAVLASAFEVEKIAPSNSPEGGEQGHAALHPSGGDGGGLETERIVLHIPPALAPVKVAVFPLIKKDGLPEKAMEIFNNLKNICRCYYEEKDTIGKRYRRQDAIGTPFCITVDHDSLKDNCVTLRHRDSMKQERIPIDKVAQIVEEKVSLRKLLSAL
- a CDS encoding choice-of-anchor J domain-containing protein, which translates into the protein MRKFLLPFTLIVFFTATIFTVSAQSRKRNATSFPSTSAIINAGQATNQNAKRAGNPNTNVLSGILKEGFENITFPPVGWQSMSVQGPLVWARSTVQKKSGVASAYMQWEGLTGEDWLIMPKFSVVATDSLIFWLAVEYVNFPPDSLLIRISTTDSALTSFNNNILKLYEGVGGGYPTTTNTFERHAVSLSAFAGQQVYVSFYNINTNGDGIYIDGIALGTPFTNDVSSQSIDMALNIGQSLQNPKATVTNTGLNTQTFNVTMDINGGYSSTMPVTALAQNAVQQITFANWTPPTTGTFTVTVYTQLAGDAFTANDTIMTTVNVFPEFTNYGWSSKPPMPAPAFGMASAFSHEGLYPADTSFVYEIGGFDASFAMSTAHNEYSTGSNSWGPLSSLPVARSQFSAQSVNGKIYVMGGYLTGFTPTNDNDIYTIATDTWTNGANMQPPVGDYACGVYKDSLIYYIGGYDGAADVNTVKIYNTYTNLWSLGTPIIGTATSGLRGGISGNKIVVVGGYSQTLGTQQNQAALGIINPANPTTITWTALPDYPGGTVGRLAGGSVYKDAQSLIIFTGGDPTGAGTSVLNETWGYDVTAGTWKIGPQKITGVSNLCNLLGGVANDSIYMMSVGGYNGTVVSDQHEWLNLGPAPNETGINQVNGLSYNVNVFPNPFSDKTSIGLNLVQGSQVLITIMDVQGKIITELSNKKLSAGDHRFTWNAENAPKGIYIARILIDATVINKKLVKN